One part of the Streptomyces lydicus genome encodes these proteins:
- a CDS encoding DUF2530 domain-containing protein: MWKKSELRDAPAPLEGPVVGTITGGTIIWFVLFLGQLPFYGWYADNGHAWWVWTCLAGGGLGLLGIWYVRKRDAAIKRAAAATTDPS, from the coding sequence ATGTGGAAGAAGTCCGAACTGCGCGATGCCCCGGCGCCCCTGGAGGGCCCCGTCGTCGGGACGATCACCGGCGGCACGATCATCTGGTTCGTGCTCTTCCTCGGCCAGCTCCCCTTCTACGGCTGGTACGCCGACAACGGCCACGCCTGGTGGGTATGGACCTGCCTGGCCGGCGGCGGCCTGGGGCTGCTCGGCATCTGGTACGTCCGCAAGCGCGACGCCGCGATCAAGCGCGCCGCGGCGGCGACCACCGACCCCTCCTGA